A genomic region of Fusarium oxysporum Fo47 chromosome VI, complete sequence contains the following coding sequences:
- a CDS encoding thioredoxin-like protein, producing MSAKYGFTKSLREVRFLFCQTSEQSAALRSFITRSYPTMKRNNPNIPILIREAAGTQPKVFARYDRGVEKSQILEGLSDKEIEETVTGLVKADQ from the exons ATGTCGGCAAAGTACGGTTTCACAAAGTCTCTCCGCGAGGTGCGATTCCTCTTCTGCCAGACTTCGGAGCAGAGCGCGGCTCTTCG ATCATTCATCACCCGATCGTACCCTACCATGAAGCGCAACAACCCCAACATTCCCATCCTGATCCGAGAGGCCGCTGGCACCCAGCCCAAGGTCTTTGCCCGATATG ACCGAGGTGTTGAGAAGTCACAGATCCTCGAGGGTCTATCCgacaaggagattgaggagacCGTCACTGGCTTGGTCAAGGCTGATCAATAG
- a CDS encoding CNH domain-containing protein produces MSFRGDDQRRYGHVPPVQYPVAGRGQEYQQQQQQQQQPHSSYDDIGRRASFNGGDDAAYIQPPINRSPAFGGSGEDELFMNNNAAARPGYGSTNNALSGYQHQYQDVPPTPTYSYNPQSFAQTSGFSRSTSTNALPYRNQHQPQPPSRYASNASSYTPQAYDPSAYASTNVPQRQASYQGYNTYGQSYGSQTSPGFNQSTGSYPQSAASPALSPGFEQPLRSPSLNASPGAAQTSAYDQSYSQYPGQLSNGGGSFSSASQPPYPTATQMPVGPYYSPNEHNSLYNRGSRSNSQASPMGSPANPGSASPGLQRHPTNAPLPSRPVDDELTWSAGHERITSDNLMQELELELGGSGQGYRPLPEPENGHYDDDLHGQRLQRFDSGATTIPNNASRTTSTRTGQTAYEPEEEDDDAYGEAGLMAMRQAELDEQRFSTGFGYTDMPAMPEPSPEPAPINSLSTKTLHTHPEEQGHSSDSDFAGVDLGMLGGGFGGTLTYGGDVGSPPASSGQDTGRPLPTPGYFNRAYDQGESVPAFKTAEIDYGGTGGLQPPTQHRLSFDEEDERVSLRSRQSGTESPSKDELQDLFYHPGLSNRPLPAIPGPGSDSSSMLSVQTNNRQQYQHAYSRSTDSRFGAPDNPEAYYTGNQAYNLQPERSISLAGHSHTPQVQTPARSRTDAAEERRKLARHGHQQAPSNQSFPEYETPAGSIAAFDGITLPSGRKKKFIPSKLNASDFRRCTEPWALSGLETWIREMGEGEMDLRTKTIEEALINLFTGKIPMMNVADAEVLSTHVVSLMLERGVLVPDEEWVKFGNGRISGVLWQLTGSGCYAPKVHDEEIGGRCYSHHCTRTLKKVDLEELAQDSQPADEWHVFYGLTKADWESKPKKEVERQNILHEIVTGEENYIKQLDIFRRYYRDQLRAMQPPILKPEKRDKFLHTVFGKLDQVQAINKDHLLSQLKYRQQEQGPWIIGFSDLFREWIRKAKSVYIEYASAYPNAVYQVRREADRNILFKRFLDDMQKQKVSSKQDWTHYLIAPIQRLQRYSLLLDSVEKKMPTDSEEKTNLAKAIAEIRQVTLESDTKVEEQNKRVQMMELNRMLVLRPGFHSVLNLDHLGRELIFQGDLQRMGSKGVRWVDTHALLFDHYMILAKTVTPKEGKDKKYDVSKEPIPMPLLFPESINDEPVQKQKGITAPLGRTTAAAASSTQLNKVSSNTGRPGLEHAATNSSIGSGLTPTGSNDTEGKILYPFKVKHLGHEVYTLYASSAKDRADWCNMIIETKTRHAKALFSQNAEPFRLRVLADAAFHYDTASMYARFPSVAVKGTPLDRAIHELESVLGPAQGVAPVCRAQVNCATSFTAFGKSVIAIGTDYGVYISEPSNPRGWQRTVQATRVTQIAVLEEFSVCVLIADKNLISYPLDVIAPVSDFSAPLNDNPRRAPQRLAKDVTYFATAKMKDRMLLFYKRKEGLHTSFKVLEPIFQKSTEKKSRLFGGRKTGGGGCAETFRDFDEFFFPTECYSLSLFQTYIAVATAKGVEMLTLDKKQPMSIPDLKAPAIANIASRIRDQKPLGMFRLNENEFIVTYEDCAVYVDKHGDVSRTLIMEYTGKQKKARGATMYGQYLLLFNEDYVEVRNAENGRLRQIIAGRDVRVLDLGVRGPTGRSTLNPQSHSNGYMQSTSAGSEGSKGTVKIAMAHPELPGRQIVLEMLLNDGHTEK; encoded by the exons ATGTCTTTTCGCGGCGACGACCAGCGAAGATATGGCCATGTGCCACCTGTGCAGTATCCGGTCGCCGGCCGCGGCCAAGAGtaccagcaacagcagcagcagcaacaacagccgCACTCATCCTACGACGATATTGGACGCCGAGCTAGCTTCAACGGCGGAGACGACGCTGCTTATATTCAACCACCCATCAACCGATCTCCTGCCTTTGGCGGCTCTGGAGAGGATGAGCTCTTCATGAACAACAATGCGGCGGCCCGGCCAGGCTACGGTTCCACGAACAACGCGCTGTCGGGCTACCAGCACCAGTACCAAGATGTACCCCCCACGCCGACATACTCATACAATCCTCAAAGTTTTGCGCAAACTTCAGGCTTCTCGCGGTCGACATCCACCAATGCTCTACCATACCGCAAccagcatcagcctcagcccCCCTCGCGTTATGCTTCGAATGCCAGCTCCTACACACCGCAGGCTTACGACCCTTCTGCTTATGCAAGCACCAATGTCCCACAACGACAAGCTTCTTACCAAGGGTACAATACATATGGCCAGTCATATGGCTCGCAAACATCCCCTGGCTTCAATCAATCTACAGGGAGTTATCCGCAATCGGCGGCTTCTCCTGCTTTATCACCCGGGTTTGAGCAGCCATTGCGGAGCCCCTCACTCAATGCCTCGCCTGGCGCAGCACAGACCTCGGCATATGACCAGTCTTATAGCCAATACCCAGGCCAATTGTCTAATGGGGGAGGATCTTTCTCGAGTGCTTCGCAGCCTCCATATCCTACCGCGACGCAAATGCCAGTCGGGCCATATTACTCTCCGAATGAGCATAATTCACTCTATAATAGAGGATCCCGTTCAAATTCACAGGCCTCGCCTATGGGATCACCCGCGAACCCTGGATCAGCATCACCCGGACTGCAACGGCACCCGACGAATGCACCTTTGCCAAGTCGTCCTGTCGACGATGAGCTCACCTGGAGTGCCGGACATGAGCGCATTACGAGTGACAACCTTATGCAAGAGTTGGAGCTAGAATTGGGCGGTTCTGGACAAGGCTACCGTCCCCTTCCTGAGCCTGAGAATGGTCATTATGATGACGATCTTCATGGCCAGCGATTGCAACGTTTTGACTCAGGTGCCACTACAATTCCTAACAATGCCAGCCGAACGACATCGACGCGAACTGGTCAGACCGCTTACGagcctgaagaagaagacgatgacgcATATGGAGAGGCTGGTCTGATGGCTATGCGGCaagctgagcttgatgaaCAGCGCTTCAGTACCGGCTTCGGATATACAGACATGCCTGCTATGCCAGAACCCTCTCCAGAGCCCGCTCCTATCAACTCTTTGTCAACGAAGACGTTACATACTCACCCCGAAGAGCAAGGCCACAGCAGCGACAGTGATTTTGCTGGTGTAGACTTGGGAATGCTAGGAGGTGGATTTGGTGGTACTTTGACATACGGCGGGGATGTTGGATCTCCACCCGCCTCATCCGGCCAAGATACTGGTCGACCCCTGCCCACGCCAGGCTATTTCAACCGTGCATATGATCAAGGGGAAAGTGTGCCTGCTTTCAAGACGGCAGAAATAGACTACGGCGGTACAGGAGGCTTGCAGCCCCCAACACAACATCGGCTGAGCTtcgacgaggaggatgaacGAGTATCACTGCGGTCTCGACAGAGTGGAACAGAGTCCCCTAGTAAGGATGAACTGCAAGATCTGTTCTACCACCCGGGACTATCAAATCGACCCCTCCCAGCTATCCCAGGGCCGGGATCTGATAGCAGCTCGATGCTCTCGGTTCAGACCAATAACCGACAGCAATACCAACACGCATACTCGCGTAGTACCGATTCGCGATTTGGTGCGCCGGATAACCCTGAAGCTTACTATACGGGCAATCAAGCTTACAACCTGCAACCCGAACGATCCATCTCTTTGGCTGGCCATAGCCATACACCTCAGGTGCAAACACCTGCTCGATCTAGGActgatgctgccgaggaAAGAAGGAAGCTCGCTAGGCACGGCCATCAGCAAGCGCCATCGAACCAATCTTTCCCAGAATACGAGACTCCTGCTGGCTCGATAGCGGCCTTCGATGGAATCACACTACCAAGCggtcgaaagaagaagttcatTCCTTCCAAGCTTAATGCCTCTGATTTCCGCAGATGCACTGAGCCATGGGCGCTCAGCGGTCTTGAAACTTGGATTCGTGAGATGGGAGAAGGTGAGATGGATCTAAGGACCAAGACGATCGAGGAGGCTTTGATCAACCTCTTCACTGGCAAGATCCCCATGATGAATGTGGCAGATGCCGAAGTTCTTAGCACACATGTAGTATCCTTGATGCTGGAACGAGGTGTGCTTGTGCCTGATGAAGAATGGGTCAAATTTGGAAACGGCCGCATCTCTGGAGTTTTGTGGCAATTGACCGGCTCTGGATGCTATGCTCCCAAGGTCCACGATGAAGAGATTGGTGGCCGGTGCTACTCTCATCATTGTACTCGTACTCTCAAGAAGGTTGACTTGGAGGAGCTCGCCCAGGACTCTCAACCTGCAGACGAGTGGCACGTCTTTTATGGTCTTACCAAGGCCGACTGGGAAtcaaagcccaagaaggaggtcGAGCGTCAGAACATTTTACACGAAATTGTTACTGGCGAGGAAAACTACATCAAGCAGTTGGATATCTTCCGCAGGTATTACAGGGATCAGCTTCGGGCCATGCAGCCCCCTATTCTGAAGCCCGAGAAACGAGACAAGTTTTTGCATACGGTGTTTGGAAAGCTTGACCAGGTCCAGGCAATCAACAAGGACCATCTTTTGTCGCAGCTCAAATATCGACAACAAGAGCAGGGTCCTTGGATCATTGGCTTCAGTGATTTGTTTCGAGAATGGATTCGCAAGGCCAAATCAGTCTATATCGAGTATGCTTCGGCTTACCCCAACGCAGTCTATCAGGTTCGAAGGGAGGCCGATCGCAATATTCTCTTCAAGCGATTCTTGGACGACATGCAGAAGCAAAAGGTCTCTTCGAAGCAAGATTGGACACATTACTTGATCGCGCCTATTCAGCGCCTTCAGCGTTACTCCCTTCTACTCGACAGTGTCGAGAAAAAGATGCCAACCGACAGCGAGGAAAAGACGAACTTGGCCAAGGCCATCGCGGAAATCCGACAAGTCACTCTCGAGTCTGATACCAAGGTCGAGGAACAAAACAAGAGAGTCCAAATGATGGAGCTGAATAGAATGCTCGTGCTGCGGCCAGGTTTCCATTCTGTTTTGAATCTCGACCATCTTGGCCGTGAGTTGATCTTCCAAGGTGACCTACAAAGAATGGGATCAAAGGGAGTTAGATGGGTTGACACACATGCTTTGCTATTCGACCACTACATGATCCTGGCGAAGACGGTGACTCCCAAGGAgggcaaggacaagaagtATGATGTTTCCAAGGAG CCCATCCCCATGCCTCTCCTGTTTCCTGAGAGCATCAACGACGAACCAGTTCAGAAGCAAAAGGGTATCACTGCACCATTGGGAAGAACTACGGCAGCGGCCGCCTCCAGCACTCAACTTAACAAGGTCAGTAGCAACACTGGTAGACCTGGTCTGGAGCACGCAGCGACAAACTCGTCTATTGGCTCTGGTCTTACACCAACCGGCTCGAACGACACTGAAGGAAAGATCCTGTACCCATTCAAGGTCAAGCATCTTGGTCACGAGGTTTATACTCTGTATGCATCGTCAGCCAAGGATCGTGCCGACTGGTGTAACATGATTATCGAAACCAAGACAAGGCACGCCAAGGCACTCTTCTCTCAAAATGCTGAGCCATTCAGGCTGCGGGTTCTCGCGGATGCAGCCTTCCACTACGACACCGCCTCCATGTACGCAAGGTTCCCGAGTGTTGCAGTCAAGGGCACTCCTCTTGACCGGGCAATTCACGAGTTGGAGAGCGTGCTGGGACCGGCTCAGGGCGTCGCCCCCGTGTGCCGTGCTCAGGTCAACTGCGCTACCAGCTTCACTGCCTTTGGCAAGTCTGTCATTGCAATTGGAACTGATTACGGAGTTTATATCTCGGAGCCATCAAATCCTCGCGGATGGCAGAGG ACGGTCCAAGCAACTCGCGTCACCCAAATTgctgtccttgaggaatTCTCTGTCTGTGTGCTCATTGCCGACAAGAACCTCATTTCATACCCTCTAGATGTGATCGCTCCAGTATCTGACTTTTCGGCCCCTCTCAACGATAACCCTCGACGCGCACCACAGAGACTTGCCAAGGATGTAACCTACTTCGCcacagccaagatgaaggataGGATGCTCCTGTTCTATAAACGAAAAGAAGGTCTGCACACATCATTCAAGGTTCTCGAACCTATCTTCCAGAAATCTACGGAGAAGAAGTCTCGACTCTTTGGTGGACGAAAGACTGGCGGAGGAGGATGCGCGGAGACATTCCGCGACTTTGACGAATTCTTCTTCCCAACTGAGTGCTATTCCCTCAGTCTGTTCCAAACATATATTGCAGTGGCGACAGCGAAGGGAGTCGAGATGCTCACCCTGGATAAGAAGCAGCCTATGTCTATTCCCGACCTTAAAGCACCTGCAATTGCCAACATTGCCAGCCGCATCCGAGATCAGAAGCCGCTCGGCATGTTCAGGCTGAACGAGAACGAATTCATCGTGACATATGAGGACTGCGCCGTATACGTGGACAAACACGGCGATGTCAGCCGCACGCTGATCATGGAGTACACGGGCAAACAGAAGAAGGCCCGTGGTGCGACCATGTATGGACAGTATCTACTCCTCTTCAACGAGGACTATGTTGAGGTGCGCAACGCGGAGAACGGACGATTGCGCCAAATTATCGCCGGTCGGGATGTGCGCGTGCTCGATCTCGGCGTCCGTGGACCGACTGGCCGAAGCACATTGAATCCGCAGTCACACAGTAACGGATATATGCAGTCGACAAGCGCGGGTAGCGAAGGGTCAAAGGGCACCGTCAAGATTGCCATGGCCCATCCGGAGCTCCCAGGTCGACAGATCGTTTTGGAGATGCTTTTGAACGACGGACACACGGAGAAATGA
- a CDS encoding uncharacterized protein (uncharacterized protein family-domain containing protein), giving the protein MASSANTIFRASRPLFRQATLAAPARQAFRQQAFRQNFYQGNGRRWQSTDGAQQQQQSWFKRMMESEVGFKTVHFWAPVMKWALVLAGISDFARPAEKLSFTQNLALTCTGIIWTRWCLIIKPKNYLLAAVNFFLGMVGLVQITRILSYESAKKKSLEGVVEDIKADAKEAIQEAKP; this is encoded by the exons ATGGCCTCCTCCGCAAACACCATCTTCCGCGCCTCGCGCCCCCTCTTCCGTCAGGCTACCCTCGCCGCGCCCGCTCGACAGGCTTTCCGTCAGCAAGCATTCCGACAGAACTTCTACCAGGGCAACGGTCGTCGATGGCAGAGCACTGATGGcgcccagcagcagcagcagagctGGTTCAAGCGCATGATGGAGAGCGAGGTTGGCTTCAAGACTGTGCATTTCTG GGCTCCTGTCATGAAG TGGGCTCTTGTCCTTGCCGGTATCTCCGACTTCGCTCGTCCCGCCGAGAAGCTCTCTTTCACTCAGAACCTCGCTCTGACCTGCACCGGTATCATCTGGACTCGATGGtgcctcatcatcaagcccaaGAACTACCT CCTCGCCGCtgtcaacttcttcctcggaATGGTCGGCCTCGTCCAGATCACCCGAATTCTTAGCTACGAGtcagcaaagaagaagagcctgGAGGGTGTCGTTGAGGACATTAAGGCTGACGCCAAGGAGGCCATCCAGGAGGCCAAGCCTTAA